A single genomic interval of Lucilia cuprina isolate Lc7/37 chromosome 2, ASM2204524v1, whole genome shotgun sequence harbors:
- the LOC111675032 gene encoding beta-galactosidase, protein MSDLVDVEVQQPVEVEPSKKKNKIMRSDIIAMVVSGVCAVLIVIILYSLIMHFVGASEHITLNPNVTMNRTFTIDHEAHTFLMDGKPFRYVSGSFHYFRALPDAWHKRLRTMRSAGLNVLDTYVEWSLHNPHDGVYDWTDIADVERFIELAQKEGIYVILRPGPYICAERDNGGLPHWLFGKYPGIQLRTNDANYTHEVSVWYSKLMPKMQRFLYGNGGPIIMVQVENEYGAFHACDRDYLNWLRDETLKYVEDKALLFTTDIPDERIQCGKIEGVFATTDFGIDRIHEIDNIWSILRSVQPTGPLVNSEFYPGWLTHWQEQNQRRDGQLVADALKKILTYNASVNFYMFFGGTNFGFTAGANDFGDHKYVPDITSYDYDAVMDEPGNITKKFELVRDIIAQYFEIPKVEVIKEQAFAYGKVNMQQVMHLLSNEGRATLGKAVDNELAVKSVKPKTFEELDQYSGLVLYETDIGGLNITAPILTVNDLRDRALVFVDQKPMGILSRQNGNNSLILNISTGGSKLQILVENQGRINFNVANDTKGIMGKVTLQKTKDGEVVNLENWFNTRFPLEEPQTSNLLNSIYKKYTSLEFTPEDESVLKLGPMVHYGEFMVNEVHHTFLNPSGWGKGVAFVNGFNLGRYWPKAGPQLTLYVPQEILYTGTNSLLLIEYEQTNRVSKDIDPYVTLDDKPQLDL, encoded by the exons ATGAGCGATTTAGTAGATGTAGAAGTCCAACAACCGGTTGAGGTGGAACctagcaaaaagaaaaataaaatcatgcGCAGTGATATTATAGCCATGGTGGTGTCCGGTGTGTGTGCCGTCTTAATTGTGATCATTCTCTATAGTTTAATAATGCATTTTGTTGGAGCTTCGGAGCAT ataACACTAAATCCCAACGTAACTATGAATCGTACATTTACTATCGATCATGAAGCCCATACATTTCTAATGGATGGGAAACCTTTTCGTTATGTATCCGGATCATTTCATTATTTTCGTGCTTTACCCGATGCCTGGCATAAAAGATTAAGAACTATGAGATCGGCTGGCTTAAATGTGCTTGATAC ATACGTTGAATGGTCCTTACATAATCCACATGATGGTGTTTACGATTGGACGGACATTGCCGATGTAGAGAGATTCATTGAATTGGCTCAGAAGGAGGGAATTTATGTTATATTAAGACCAGGTCCCTATATATGTGCTGAAAGAGATAAT GGTGGTCTTCCCCATTGGCTATTCGGTAAATATCCTGGTATTCAACTACGTACCAATGACGCCAATTACACGCATGAAGTTTCTGTTTGGTATAGTAAATTAATGCCTAAAATGCAACGTTTCTTATATGGTAATGGTGGACCTATTATAATGGTTCAGGTGGAAAATGAATATGGCGCTTTTCATGCATGTGATCGTGATTATTTGAATTGGTTAAGAGATGAAACTTTGAAATATGTTGAGGATAAGGCTTTACTGTTTACTACAGATATACCAGATGAACGCATACAATGCGGTAAAATCGAAGGAGTTTTTGCTACGACTGATTTTGGCATAGATCGGA tCCATGAAATCGATAATATTTGGAGCATTTTACGATCGGTACAACCCACTGGTCCTCTGGTAAATTCCGAATTCTATCCCGGTTGGCTTACACATTGGCAGGAGCAAAATCAAAGACGAGATGGCCAACTAGTGGCAGATGCCTTAAA aaaaattttaacCTATAATGCCAGTGTCAATTTCTATATGTTCTTTGGTGGTACAAATTTCGGTTTCACTGCTGGAGCTAATGATTTTGGTGATCATAAATATGTGCCCGACATTACTTCTTACGATTACGATGCGGTCATGGATGAACCGGGCAACATAACTAAGAAATTCGAATTAGTACGAGATATTATTGCGCAATATTTTGAAATACCTAAAGTGGAAGTAATAAAAGAACAAGCATTTGCCTATGGCAAGGTCAATATGCAACAAGTTATGCATTTGCTGTCTAATGAAGGCCGCGCTACATTGGGCAAAGCCGTGGACAATGAGTTAGCAGTAAAATCTGTTAAACCTAAGACATTTGAAGAATTAGATCAATATTCCGGTTTGGTTTTATATGAGACCGATATAGGGGGTTTAAATATAACAGCTCCTATTCTAACCGTAAATGATTTAAGAGATCGTGCTTTAGTCTTTGTGGATCAAAAGCCAATGGGCATTTTATCTAGACAAAATGGCAATAACTCATTGATTTTGAATATATCAACGGGCGGTTCtaaattacaaatattggtAGAAAATCAAGGACGCATTAATTTTAATGTGGCAAATGATACCAAGGGCATTATGGGCAAAGTGACATTACAAAAAACTAAAGATGGCGAAGTAGTGAATTTAGAGAATTGGTTCAATACCCGTTTTCCTTTGGAAGAACCTCAAACCTCTAATcttttaaatagtatttataaaaaatatacctcTTTAGAATTTACACCAGAAGATGAAAGTGTTTTAAAACTTGGACCAATGGTGCATTATGGTGAATTTATGGTTAATGAAGTACATCATACCTTCCTTAATCCTTCGGGTTGGGGCAAAGGTGTAGCTTTTGTTAATGGCTTTAACTTGGGACGTTATTGGCCTAAAGCTGGACCTCAATTAACACTTTATGTGCctcaagaaattttatatactgGTACTAATTCTCTACTACTTATAGAATACGAACAAACTAATCGTGTCAGTAAGGATATTGATCCTTATGTTACATTAGATGATAAGCCTCAATTAgatttgtaa
- the LOC111675028 gene encoding beta-galactosidase-like, with protein sequence MVEPESEVATITPINATKESEVPKKKKIETNDIVSIVISIICVILIVIIIYCLFVHFTEVANQERTFTVDHVGNTFLMNGKPFRYVSGSIHYFRAVPEAWHKRLRSMRVAGLNAIDIYVEWSLHNPHDGVYDWSGIANVERFIRLAQKEGFYVILRPGPYICAERDNGGLPYWLLGKYPGIKVRTSDANYTHEVSVWYSQLMPRMQPFFYGNGGPIIMVQVENEYGSFPACDREYMKWLRDETLKYVGDKALLFTIDYPAEELECGRVDDVFMTIDFGVEETQDLDKVWNTLRTVQPTGPLVNSEFYVGWLTHWHEKNQRVEPQAVAEALRSILASNASVNMYMFFGGTNFGFTAGANDFGHSKYVPDITSYDYDAVLDERGNVTRKYELIRDVLRQYFRVSKMKPVREQTYAYGKVDLKPIMNLLSPLGRSSLGKSELVKSLKPKSFEKLDQFSGLVLYETSLEGMAIENCTLTVNDLRDRALVYVDQEFAGILSRQSGNYSLKLKKSFGSTLQILVENQGRINYHIANDTKGIMGTVTLENNKGVIRNLENWLHTSYSLEEVLVQKLLSASLKPFTENHYLLYQGPVVYYGEFYVKKPHHTFLNPTGWGKGVAYVNGFNLGRYWPLAGPQLTLYVPQEILLRGRNTLIIIEYEQTNRAGKNIDPYITLDNKSQLDN encoded by the exons GAACGTACTTTTACAGTAGACCATGTGGGCAATACATTCCTAATGAATGGCAAACCTTTTCGTTATGTATCCGGATCAATTCATTATTTTCGAGCGGTACCCGAAGCTTGGCATAAAAGATTAAGATCTATGAGAGTGGCAGGTTTAAATGCCATCgatat TTACGTTGAATGGTCTCTCCATAATCCCCATGATGGGGTATACGATTGGTCGGGTATTGCCAATGTTGAACGATTTATACGATTGGCTCAGAAAGAAGGTTTCTATGTGATATTAAGACCTGGTCCATATATATGTGCGGAAAGagataat GGTGGTTTACCCTATTGGCTGTTGGGTAAATATCCCGGCATTAAGGTGCGCACCAGTGATGCCAATTACACACATGAGGTTTCAGTGTGGTATAGTCAATTAATGCCTAGAATGCAACCTTTCTTTTACGGCAATGGTGGACCCATTATAATGGTACAGGTGGAAAATGAATATGGCAGTTTTCCGGCTTGCGATCGTGAATATATGAAATGGTTAAGAgatgaaactttaaaatatgtGGGCGATAAGGCTTTGCTCTTTACCATTGATTATCCGGCTGAAGAATTAGAGTGTGGCAGAGTTGATGATGTCTTTATGACCATAGATTTTGGTGTTGAAGAAA CTCAAGATTTGGATAAAGTATGGAATACTCTAAGAACTGTACAGCCTACTGGACCTTTGGTTAATTCAGAATTTTATGTCGGCTGGTTAACGCATTGGCATGAGAAAAATCAAAGAGTGGAGCCTCAAGCAGTAGCGGAAGCTTTAAG ATCCATTTTAGCCTCAAATGCCAGCGTTAATATGTATATGTTCTTTGGTGGCACTAATTTCGGTTTTACCGCCGGTGCCAATGATTTTGGCCATAGTAAATATGTGCCCGATATTACTTCTTATGATTATGATGCCGTTCTAGATGAACGTGGAAATGTAACCAGGAAATATGAACTAATACGCGATGTTCTCAGACAATATTTCAGAGTATCCAAAATGAAACCGGTTCGAGAACAAACATATGCTTATGGTAAAGTGGATTTAAAGCCAATTATGAATTTACTGTCGCCACTAGGCCGTTCTTCATTGGGCAAAAGTGAGCTTGTAAAATCTCTTAAGCCAAAATCATTTGAGAAACTAGATCAATTTTCTGGTTTAGTATTATATGAAACCAGTCTAGAGGGAATGGCTATAGAAAACTGCACTCTAACCGTTAACGATTTAAGAGATCGTGCTTTAGTCTATGTCGATCAAGAATTTGCCGGTATATTATCAAGACAAAGTGGCAATTACtctctaaaattgaaaaaatcttttGGCTCTACGCTACAAATTCTGGTGGAAAATCAAGGACGTATTAATTATCACATAGCCAATGATACTAAGGGTATTATGGGGACTGTTACACTAGAAAATAATAAAGGAGTTATTAGAAACCTAGAGAATTGGTTACATACTTCCTACTCTCTAGAAGAAGTGCTGGTACAAAAACTTTTATCTGCCTCTTTGAAACCGTTTACGGAAAACCATTATCTCTTATATCAAGGACCCGTAGTATATTATGgtgaattttatgttaaaaaaccTCATCATACATTCCTCAATCCCACCGGTTGGGGTAAAGGTGTAGCTTATGTTAATGGTTTTAATTTGGGTCGTTATTGGCCTTTGGCAGGGCCTCAGCTAACTTTATATGTACCTCAAGAAATACTACTAAGAGGTCGTAATACTCTTATAATAATTGAATATGAACAAACTAATCGCGCTGGTAAAAATATAGATCCTTATATAACTTTAGATAATAAGTCTCAATTAGATAATTAA